A DNA window from Paraburkholderia sp. IMGN_8 contains the following coding sequences:
- a CDS encoding molybdopterin-dependent oxidoreductase — protein sequence MKKSVNSGLRRKLLVGAAGAGSLAVLRPLQILAAEVGSSAALGFAEIPDGALAEQHLYALPGKVPLIKKTYRPPNFETPIEYFRTPITPNNAFFVRYHLAGIAEVRAADWRLSVGGESAGRELEFTLNQLRKGFEPAEITAVCQCSGNRRGLFEPHVAGVQWGVGAMGNAVWRGVRLKDILAKVGVESDALEVVFGAADHAVIEKTPAFVKSLPVEVALDENTLVAFEMNGKPLPHWNGFPARLVVPGWTATYWVKQLNSVRVVSKPEQNFWMSTAYRLPRGKFKTPGFKSQVASANEPITTMVVNSLITSLKSGQQIPHGKPIELKGIAWDGGAGIESVEVSIDFGASWQKAELGRDLGRFSFREFTLAVPAGERGSMVVMARATSRSGETQVERLIHNPAGYHHNVIQRMYVEVV from the coding sequence ATGAAAAAGTCCGTTAACAGTGGATTGCGCCGCAAATTACTGGTGGGTGCTGCCGGAGCGGGCTCCCTCGCGGTGCTCAGACCGCTGCAGATTTTGGCTGCCGAAGTGGGCAGCTCGGCTGCATTGGGTTTCGCCGAGATTCCCGATGGTGCGCTTGCCGAACAGCATCTGTACGCGCTGCCAGGCAAGGTGCCGCTGATCAAGAAGACTTATCGGCCGCCCAACTTCGAAACACCGATTGAGTATTTCCGCACACCGATTACACCGAACAACGCGTTCTTCGTGCGCTATCACTTGGCCGGGATTGCGGAGGTGCGAGCGGCCGATTGGAGGCTCAGTGTCGGCGGCGAAAGTGCCGGACGCGAGCTGGAATTCACGTTGAATCAACTGAGGAAGGGTTTCGAGCCGGCCGAGATTACAGCGGTATGCCAGTGCTCGGGCAACCGCCGCGGCCTGTTCGAGCCGCACGTTGCCGGTGTGCAGTGGGGCGTAGGCGCGATGGGCAATGCGGTCTGGCGCGGTGTGCGCCTGAAGGACATCCTTGCCAAGGTAGGTGTAGAGAGCGATGCACTCGAAGTGGTGTTCGGCGCAGCAGATCATGCCGTGATTGAGAAGACGCCCGCCTTCGTCAAATCGCTGCCGGTGGAAGTTGCGCTCGACGAGAACACCCTGGTCGCGTTCGAAATGAACGGCAAGCCGCTACCACACTGGAACGGCTTTCCCGCGCGCCTCGTCGTGCCGGGCTGGACCGCTACGTACTGGGTCAAACAATTGAACAGCGTCAGGGTGGTGTCCAAGCCCGAGCAGAACTTCTGGATGAGCACCGCGTACCGACTGCCACGCGGCAAGTTCAAAACGCCGGGTTTCAAATCGCAGGTGGCGAGTGCGAACGAGCCGATCACTACCATGGTAGTGAACTCGCTGATCACTTCGTTAAAGAGCGGGCAGCAGATTCCGCACGGCAAGCCGATCGAACTGAAAGGCATTGCGTGGGATGGCGGTGCAGGCATCGAAAGCGTCGAGGTGTCGATCGATTTTGGCGCGAGCTGGCAGAAAGCAGAACTCGGTCGCGACCTTGGCCGCTTCTCGTTCCGCGAATTCACGCTCGCCGTGCCGGCGGGCGAGCGCGGTTCGATGGTGGTAATGGCGCGCGCCACCAGCCGCTCGGGGGAAACACAGGTCGAGCGACTCATTCACAATCCTGCAGGCTATCACCACAACGTGATCCAGCGCATGTACGTGGAGGTAGTATGA
- a CDS encoding cytochrome c has translation MNTLTQMVATALALVLILIDAAAAQESEVMLKEGPGKDKAMQCAACHSLDYIQMNSPFLNKAGWNASVAKMINVFGAPIPKEDVEIIVNYLVQNYGKSTDK, from the coding sequence ATGAACACGCTCACGCAAATGGTTGCCACCGCATTGGCCCTTGTGCTCATTCTTATCGATGCCGCAGCGGCGCAGGAATCGGAGGTCATGTTGAAAGAAGGACCGGGCAAAGACAAGGCGATGCAGTGTGCCGCCTGCCACAGCCTCGACTATATCCAGATGAACTCGCCCTTTCTGAACAAGGCCGGCTGGAACGCGTCAGTTGCCAAGATGATCAACGTATTTGGTGCGCCGATTCCTAAAGAAGACGTGGAGATCATCGTGAACTACCTCGTTCAGAACTACGGCAAGTCCACCGACAAGTAG
- a CDS encoding alpha/beta-hydrolase family protein, with the protein MMRHRHVNLWSPLSSVGVLVGTLIFAATLTPTLGLRTSLPQGVLSGGGFAIGYGIGAFAGWLWTFMELPPPGMRTQRIAARMVAVCCAAIAIGFLWLSNGWQDSVRKLMDVAPVSSAHALVVVALAATTALVLIALARLFALVLRAVAALIGRFVPRRIANVTSAVVAFVLLWLLATDVIMGVAFRVLDASYQQYDALIEPERLQPTAPLKTGSAASLLSWNDLGRAGREFVSSGPGARAIEALSRHPAQEPIRVYVGLRAADTAHERARLALAELKRVDAFNRAALIVITPTGTGWVDPAAIDSVEYLYNGDIASVAVQYSYLSSPLSLLVLPDYGARSARALFDEIYGYWTSLPKDRRPKLYLHGLSLGAMNSEQSAHLLDTVGDPFQGALWSGPPFTSKLWRSFTDARNPGSPSWLPQIRDGALVRFMNQNGVGQDGRWGPMRIVYLQYASDAITFFDYSSLYRKPDWMMAPRGPDVSPALRWRPVVTFLQLALDLATATTTPPGYGHVYAAPHYLDAWLAVTGIQGWSAEDLARLKRHLAAAQARGESDPSSAYVDRGG; encoded by the coding sequence ATGATGCGCCACCGGCACGTTAACTTATGGAGCCCGTTGTCGTCCGTCGGCGTACTTGTTGGCACTCTGATTTTTGCCGCAACGCTGACGCCTACACTGGGTCTCCGTACGTCGCTGCCCCAAGGCGTGCTGTCGGGCGGCGGCTTCGCGATCGGTTACGGAATCGGCGCATTCGCGGGCTGGCTCTGGACCTTCATGGAATTGCCGCCACCGGGCATGCGCACGCAGCGCATCGCCGCGCGGATGGTTGCGGTGTGCTGCGCTGCCATCGCCATCGGTTTCCTTTGGCTCTCGAATGGGTGGCAGGACTCCGTGCGCAAGCTGATGGACGTCGCACCAGTGAGCAGCGCACACGCGCTCGTCGTCGTCGCGCTTGCCGCAACGACCGCGCTCGTGCTGATCGCGTTAGCCAGGCTGTTCGCGCTCGTGCTGCGCGCCGTGGCCGCCCTGATCGGCCGATTCGTTCCGCGGCGAATAGCGAACGTGACCAGCGCCGTGGTCGCGTTCGTGCTGCTCTGGTTGCTCGCGACCGACGTGATTATGGGCGTCGCGTTCCGGGTGCTGGACGCCTCCTACCAGCAGTACGACGCGCTCATCGAGCCGGAACGGCTCCAGCCAACCGCGCCGCTGAAGACTGGCAGTGCCGCGTCGCTGCTCAGTTGGAATGACCTGGGACGGGCGGGGCGCGAATTCGTCTCGTCCGGGCCGGGCGCGCGTGCGATCGAAGCCCTTTCCAGGCACCCCGCGCAGGAGCCGATCCGAGTCTACGTTGGATTACGCGCGGCCGATACGGCGCACGAGCGCGCACGGCTCGCTCTGGCGGAACTGAAACGCGTGGACGCCTTTAACCGCGCCGCACTGATCGTGATCACGCCAACGGGAACAGGCTGGGTAGACCCGGCCGCGATCGACAGCGTTGAGTATCTGTACAACGGCGATATCGCAAGTGTCGCCGTTCAGTATTCCTATTTGTCAAGCCCGCTTTCGCTGCTGGTGCTGCCAGATTACGGCGCACGTTCCGCGCGGGCGCTGTTCGACGAAATCTACGGCTACTGGACCTCGCTGCCCAAGGACCGGCGTCCGAAGCTCTACCTGCACGGCCTCAGTCTCGGCGCGATGAATTCCGAGCAATCCGCCCACCTGCTCGATACAGTCGGAGACCCATTCCAGGGTGCACTCTGGAGTGGGCCGCCGTTCACAAGCAAACTATGGCGATCGTTTACCGACGCGCGCAACCCCGGCTCGCCATCGTGGCTGCCACAGATCCGGGACGGCGCGCTGGTGCGATTCATGAACCAGAACGGCGTTGGCCAGGATGGCCGCTGGGGCCCGATGCGTATCGTCTATCTGCAATATGCAAGCGATGCGATCACGTTCTTCGACTACAGTAGCCTGTATCGCAAGCCAGACTGGATGATGGCCCCACGCGGACCGGATGTGAGCCCGGCGCTGCGATGGCGTCCCGTCGTCACGTTTCTGCAGCTTGCGCTCGATCTCGCCACAGCGACAACGACGCCTCCAGGGTACGGCCACGTTTACGCGGCGCCTCACTATCTCGATGCATGGCTTGCTGTCACGGGCATCCAGGGATGGTCTGCCGAAGACCTCGCGCGACTGAAGCGGCATCTTGCGGCCGCGCAGGCGCGTGGGGAATCCGACCCGTCCAGCGCGTACGTCGATCGCGGTGGGTGA
- a CDS encoding patatin-like phospholipase family protein yields MSSERIKTFQAAPNRATLAIDLALQGGGAHGAFTWGVLERLVEEPWLQIDSITATSAGAMNAVAFVHGYLRDGPDGAKASLENFWRRVSEAARYSPIQRTPFDRLTGNWSLDNSPAYVFYDLFSRLFSPYQVNPTNVDPLRKILEDHIDFGPLAQAPIKMFVNATNVRTGLPRVFRNAEITVDAVLASACLPLVHQAIEIDGDPYWDGGFSGNPLLTPVIRESEARDMLLVQINPVERPGAPKTARDILNRINEISFNSSLKKELRGIAMLQRLLADEGDSAHVPSWAEQWADVRMHRITSQKMVELGVSSKLNAEWEFLCMLRDDGRRSMEAFLTAHGDDLGVRSSLDLSGLLDTLLEQT; encoded by the coding sequence ATGTCCAGCGAACGCATTAAGACTTTCCAGGCCGCACCCAACCGGGCCACCTTGGCAATCGATCTCGCCCTGCAGGGAGGCGGTGCGCACGGCGCGTTCACCTGGGGCGTACTGGAGCGGCTCGTCGAAGAGCCGTGGCTGCAGATCGATAGCATCACGGCGACGTCGGCCGGTGCGATGAACGCTGTCGCCTTCGTGCATGGCTACCTGCGCGACGGTCCCGACGGCGCGAAGGCGTCGCTCGAAAACTTCTGGCGGCGCGTGAGCGAAGCGGCACGCTACAGCCCGATCCAGCGCACGCCATTCGATCGACTGACAGGAAACTGGAGCCTCGACAATTCTCCCGCTTATGTCTTCTACGACCTCTTCAGTCGCCTGTTCTCGCCGTATCAGGTCAACCCAACCAACGTTGACCCGCTGCGGAAAATCCTCGAGGACCACATCGATTTCGGGCCACTGGCGCAGGCGCCGATCAAGATGTTTGTCAATGCAACCAACGTTCGCACCGGATTGCCGCGTGTGTTCCGCAACGCGGAGATCACTGTGGACGCAGTTCTGGCGTCCGCGTGCCTGCCACTGGTTCATCAGGCGATCGAAATCGACGGCGACCCGTACTGGGATGGAGGCTTCTCCGGTAATCCGTTGCTGACGCCGGTTATCCGCGAAAGTGAGGCGCGCGACATGCTGCTCGTCCAGATCAACCCGGTCGAGCGACCGGGCGCGCCGAAGACAGCACGCGACATCCTCAATCGCATCAACGAGATTTCGTTCAATTCAAGCCTGAAAAAGGAGTTGCGCGGCATCGCGATGCTCCAACGCCTGCTGGCCGACGAAGGCGATTCGGCGCACGTGCCCTCCTGGGCGGAGCAATGGGCCGACGTGCGCATGCACCGGATCACCAGCCAGAAGATGGTTGAGCTGGGCGTTTCGTCGAAGCTGAATGCCGAATGGGAGTTCCTTTGCATGCTGCGAGACGATGGCCGGCGCTCCATGGAGGCGTTCCTGACAGCGCACGGCGACGATCTCGGCGTGCGCTCGTCGCTCGACCTCAGCGGTCTGCTCGACACATTGCTGGAGCAGACCTAG
- a CDS encoding efflux transporter outer membrane subunit: MKPLESYARNRMRRLLPVLLVAFGLSACAPPLKLGEPAALPTQFHEVAPVNADTQPALSDAELARWWTQFNDPLLTQLIEQALAHNYDIALAAARIDQARAGVRFAWSQLLPSVGAGVEGGSYHGGATALEFQELLGIDDLNAQFWRVGLQTQWEIDVFGRGRARLSAAHALTAAAVGDAQAVRLATIAVVADLYTAYRGLQEQRTLLEKSHQVAADFVVIAQHSYDAGAVLSTDIDAARAGLAQVDARREEIGMTLTQTRLALEQLCAVAPGTYAAGLEEEQRLPQPLAAIAPGQPVDLLMRRPDLIAARARLLASVNQSDAARLNYWPTVSLSALLARNGWTIAGRSLGPSTFWLFGAALSLPLIDFGARRSQVEANDAQAYQAFVAYEKTAQGALYDVEQALGRLARQQQLQTARAQEVTHRSDVLAKTMRQYQVGNVGRLDIDQARVALLNSQSALVTGDMGLIQAQVALFRAMGGGWQAAAAPQPATDEPGPSAAN, encoded by the coding sequence ATGAAACCGCTTGAGTCTTACGCGCGCAACCGGATGCGGCGGCTGTTGCCGGTCTTGCTGGTCGCGTTCGGCTTGTCCGCGTGCGCGCCGCCGCTGAAGCTCGGCGAGCCGGCCGCGCTGCCCACGCAATTTCACGAAGTGGCGCCCGTCAACGCGGACACGCAACCGGCGCTAAGCGATGCGGAACTCGCACGATGGTGGACGCAGTTCAACGACCCGCTACTGACGCAGTTGATCGAGCAGGCGCTTGCTCACAACTACGACATCGCGCTCGCGGCGGCGCGCATCGATCAGGCGCGGGCCGGCGTGCGCTTCGCGTGGTCGCAACTGCTGCCTTCGGTCGGCGCGGGCGTCGAAGGCGGCAGCTATCACGGCGGCGCGACCGCGCTCGAGTTTCAGGAGTTGCTGGGCATCGACGATCTCAATGCGCAGTTCTGGCGCGTGGGCCTGCAGACGCAATGGGAAATCGATGTGTTCGGCCGGGGCCGCGCGAGGCTGTCCGCTGCGCACGCGCTGACCGCCGCCGCCGTAGGCGATGCACAGGCGGTGCGGCTGGCGACGATCGCTGTTGTCGCTGATCTGTACACCGCGTACCGAGGCTTGCAGGAGCAGCGCACGCTGCTCGAGAAAAGCCATCAGGTCGCTGCGGATTTTGTCGTCATCGCGCAGCATAGCTATGATGCGGGCGCGGTGCTGAGCACGGACATCGACGCCGCTCGCGCGGGGCTCGCGCAGGTGGACGCGCGGCGGGAGGAAATCGGCATGACGCTTACGCAGACGCGCCTTGCACTCGAACAGCTGTGCGCCGTCGCGCCTGGGACCTACGCTGCCGGGCTGGAAGAGGAACAGCGCCTGCCGCAGCCGCTCGCGGCCATTGCGCCAGGACAGCCGGTCGATCTGCTGATGCGGCGCCCCGATCTGATCGCCGCCCGCGCGCGTCTGCTGGCGAGTGTGAACCAGTCCGACGCGGCGCGCCTCAACTACTGGCCGACCGTGTCGCTCAGCGCGTTGCTCGCGCGTAATGGCTGGACGATCGCGGGGCGGAGTCTGGGCCCGAGCACGTTCTGGCTGTTCGGCGCAGCACTGTCGCTGCCGCTCATCGATTTTGGCGCGCGTCGCTCGCAGGTCGAAGCCAACGACGCGCAGGCTTATCAGGCGTTCGTCGCCTATGAGAAGACGGCGCAAGGCGCGCTGTATGACGTCGAGCAGGCGCTCGGGCGGCTCGCGCGCCAGCAGCAGTTGCAGACCGCGCGTGCGCAGGAAGTGACGCATCGTAGTGACGTGCTCGCGAAGACGATGCGGCAGTACCAGGTCGGCAACGTGGGCCGTCTCGACATCGATCAGGCACGCGTCGCGCTTCTCAACAGCCAGTCCGCGCTCGTGACCGGCGACATGGGGCTGATTCAGGCGCAGGTCGCGCTGTTTCGTGCGATGGGTGGTGGCTGGCAGGCAGCCGCGGCGCCGCAGCCGGCAACCGACGAGCCGGGTCCGTCGGCGGCAAACTGA
- a CDS encoding efflux RND transporter permease subunit codes for MKLARLLIERPLIAWVIALLSLVGGLYAYWNIGRLEDPKFTIKTAVVVTLYPGASAAEVENEVTDRLESSIQRMGQVDSLRSRSMPGYSEIRVQIRDVYSSEALPQVWDELRRQVSDVQPRLPPGAGPTLVLDKFGDVYGMFYALTGDGYTPAQLYEYARELRKQLLTLRNVSDVVIAGNQQEQITVAIDQAQLMANGLSTDALAQTLVVQNEVRSAGRERTGDVSIRISPTGALNSLDAIRALPVGSSAGPLLLGDLAHVTHGYAQNPTQLIRYNGKPALTIGISARENVDVVKVGAQIEAKLTELGHAAPPGIKLNALYDQPEIVDASVKGFIFEVFLSVSIVGIALGIGLGWRAGVILSAELLLSILGTLAVMYAAGIELQRISLGALIIVMGMLTDNTIVVCEGMLVRVQKGMSAVEASGEVLAQGMWILLASTVVGILAFSGIGLSPDSVGEFCKSLFAVAAISLLLSWVIAIGLTPLFGSYLFRPAANVPADPFDTRLYRRYRGLLVWAERRRAPVVAFLAVLTALCIWGFRFVEQSFFPASTTPIFYVDMRLPRGADIHAVAAKTHAVEQYLLGLKDVANVGTYVGGGATRFFLVYDPETRDPGYAQFIVTVKDAAAIDAMIPDVVAQLEKRFPDVLWSVTRPNFGPSSGAKIQARFLGPDPAVLRGLGHQAERILREDGGLTAIRDNWDEPVNVIRPLFDDVRARSMGVTRRQLSDVLAYATEGLPSGVYREEDQLLPIVVQAPPEPRGLERLRDLQVYSAGLQRYVPVGDVLDGIAPRTEEEMISRQDRIRTLTVSAEPTYGANSVAAFSRVHHAIESIALPPGYRFEWGGEQESSSKAKASLFQQLPLGFIAMVLLVLMMFGRLKPALVVLLVVPMSICGVTLGLMLFRGAFGFMALLGLLSLVGMMIKNGVVLVQEIDEQIAAGVPRMQAVTFGAMSRLRPVALAAGTTILGMIPLLWDPFFKDMAITMMAGLAFATVLTMIAVPALYVLLFSIRSSEWSADARAEGQHETA; via the coding sequence ATGAAACTCGCCCGTCTCCTGATTGAAAGGCCGCTCATTGCGTGGGTGATCGCGCTGCTGTCGCTGGTTGGCGGTCTGTACGCCTACTGGAATATCGGCCGTCTTGAGGACCCGAAGTTCACGATAAAAACGGCCGTCGTGGTGACGCTCTATCCGGGTGCGAGTGCCGCTGAAGTCGAGAACGAAGTCACGGACCGGCTCGAAAGTTCGATTCAGCGGATGGGGCAGGTTGACTCGCTGAGATCGCGCTCGATGCCCGGCTATTCCGAGATTCGCGTGCAGATTCGCGATGTGTACTCGTCCGAAGCGCTACCGCAGGTGTGGGACGAACTGCGCCGCCAGGTGAGTGACGTGCAACCGCGTCTGCCACCGGGCGCGGGTCCGACCCTCGTGCTGGACAAGTTCGGTGATGTGTACGGCATGTTCTACGCGTTGACCGGTGACGGCTACACGCCCGCGCAGCTCTATGAATACGCACGCGAACTCCGCAAACAGTTGCTCACGCTGCGCAACGTGTCGGACGTAGTGATCGCCGGGAACCAGCAGGAACAAATCACCGTCGCGATCGATCAGGCGCAGTTGATGGCGAACGGCCTGTCGACCGATGCGCTCGCGCAGACGCTTGTCGTACAGAACGAGGTGCGGTCCGCCGGCCGCGAGCGCACCGGCGATGTCTCGATCCGCATCTCGCCCACCGGCGCGCTCAATTCGCTCGACGCAATCCGCGCACTGCCGGTGGGCTCAAGCGCCGGGCCGCTACTGCTTGGCGATCTCGCGCACGTCACGCATGGCTATGCGCAGAATCCGACCCAACTGATCCGCTACAACGGCAAGCCTGCGCTGACGATCGGCATCAGCGCGCGCGAGAACGTCGACGTCGTGAAGGTCGGCGCGCAGATCGAAGCGAAGCTCACCGAACTGGGGCACGCCGCACCGCCCGGCATAAAGCTGAACGCGCTCTATGACCAACCAGAAATAGTCGACGCGAGCGTGAAGGGGTTCATCTTCGAGGTTTTCCTTTCGGTCTCGATCGTCGGCATCGCGCTCGGCATAGGACTCGGCTGGCGCGCCGGCGTGATTCTCAGCGCCGAACTGCTGCTGTCGATCCTCGGCACGCTCGCCGTCATGTACGCGGCTGGGATCGAGCTGCAGCGCATCTCGCTCGGTGCGCTGATCATCGTAATGGGCATGCTCACCGACAACACGATCGTTGTCTGCGAAGGCATGCTCGTGCGTGTGCAGAAGGGCATGTCCGCCGTCGAAGCGTCCGGCGAAGTGCTCGCGCAAGGTATGTGGATACTGCTGGCATCGACGGTTGTCGGGATACTCGCGTTTTCCGGCATAGGACTTTCGCCCGATTCGGTGGGTGAATTCTGCAAATCGCTGTTCGCGGTGGCGGCGATTTCGCTGTTGTTAAGCTGGGTGATCGCAATTGGGCTGACACCGTTGTTCGGCAGCTATCTTTTCCGGCCCGCCGCGAACGTGCCGGCGGACCCGTTCGACACGCGCCTTTACCGACGCTATCGCGGGTTGCTCGTGTGGGCGGAGCGCCGGCGCGCGCCGGTGGTCGCCTTCCTCGCCGTGCTCACGGCGTTGTGCATCTGGGGTTTCCGTTTCGTCGAGCAGAGTTTCTTTCCCGCCTCGACGACGCCAATCTTCTACGTCGACATGCGCCTGCCGCGCGGCGCTGACATTCACGCCGTCGCTGCGAAAACGCACGCGGTCGAGCAGTATCTGCTCGGGCTGAAGGACGTCGCGAACGTTGGCACGTACGTCGGCGGCGGCGCGACGCGTTTTTTCCTCGTCTATGATCCGGAGACGCGCGATCCGGGCTATGCGCAATTCATTGTTACCGTGAAGGACGCCGCCGCAATCGACGCAATGATTCCAGACGTCGTGGCCCAACTGGAAAAGCGCTTTCCGGACGTGCTCTGGTCGGTGACGCGACCGAACTTCGGTCCGAGCAGCGGCGCGAAAATCCAGGCACGCTTTCTGGGTCCGGACCCGGCGGTATTGCGCGGTCTCGGTCATCAGGCCGAACGGATCCTGCGCGAAGACGGCGGATTGACCGCGATCCGCGATAACTGGGACGAACCGGTCAACGTCATCCGGCCGCTATTCGACGACGTGCGCGCGCGTTCGATGGGCGTCACACGCCGCCAGTTGAGCGACGTGCTTGCCTACGCGACTGAAGGACTGCCCAGCGGTGTCTATCGCGAGGAGGACCAGTTGCTGCCGATCGTCGTGCAGGCGCCGCCCGAACCGCGGGGACTCGAACGCCTGCGTGATCTGCAGGTCTACAGCGCGGGACTACAGCGATACGTGCCGGTGGGCGACGTGCTAGACGGCATCGCGCCGCGGACGGAGGAGGAAATGATCTCGCGCCAGGATCGCATTCGTACACTCACCGTGTCGGCGGAACCCACGTACGGCGCCAACAGCGTCGCCGCGTTCAGCCGCGTGCACCACGCAATCGAGTCGATCGCGCTGCCGCCCGGCTATCGTTTCGAATGGGGCGGCGAGCAGGAGTCCTCCAGCAAGGCGAAGGCGAGCCTGTTCCAGCAGTTGCCGCTCGGCTTTATCGCAATGGTGCTGCTCGTGCTGATGATGTTCGGCCGCCTGAAGCCCGCGCTCGTGGTGCTGCTGGTCGTGCCCATGTCGATCTGCGGCGTGACGCTCGGCCTGATGCTGTTCCGGGGCGCATTCGGTTTCATGGCCTTGCTCGGGCTGCTGAGCCTCGTCGGCATGATGATCAAGAACGGTGTGGTACTCGTGCAGGAAATCGACGAGCAGATCGCCGCGGGCGTGCCACGCATGCAGGCCGTCACGTTCGGCGCCATGAGCCGGCTGCGGCCCGTCGCGCTGGCTGCCGGAACGACCATCCTCGGGATGATTCCGCTACTGTGGGATCCGTTCTTCAAGGACATGGCGATCACGATGATGGCGGGCCTCGCGTTCGCGACCGTGCTCACGATGATCGCGGTGCCGGCGCTTTACGTGCTGCTGTTTTCGATCAGGAGCTCGGAGTGGTCGGCCGACGCGCGCGCGGAGGGGCAGCATGAAACCGCTTGA
- a CDS encoding efflux RND transporter periplasmic adaptor subunit, translating to MREFTGRIEQTSISPLAFEVSGRIVEIAVRDGGAVKKGQLIARIDAEPYELQLRRADAQYTQLAEDLKRKAVLHDEGILSGASFDQLKAAVEMALAQRDLARRDLRNTRLVAPFDGRVARRNVESQQTVSAGMLAFNFENVGRLEVGVELPQSVIETLSASAALSGKAWLPERPEQPFDLVYRERSTLITPSASSYRLLFGVAQPVKLPLLPGMIVRVRLDLGPQHNDSPGFAVPVGSLSVAPDGHRRLWRYDRPSGQVHAVPVDVRAISGGDAVVAGALNVGDQVVAGGVQFVAEGLHVRSMDANPQ from the coding sequence TTGCGAGAGTTCACCGGGCGAATCGAACAGACGAGTATTTCTCCGCTCGCTTTCGAAGTCTCCGGCCGGATTGTCGAGATTGCCGTGCGCGACGGGGGGGCGGTAAAAAAAGGCCAGTTGATTGCCCGCATCGATGCCGAACCTTATGAACTTCAATTGCGCCGCGCCGACGCCCAATACACGCAACTGGCGGAAGATCTGAAGCGCAAGGCGGTGCTGCACGACGAAGGGATCCTATCCGGCGCATCATTCGATCAGTTGAAGGCCGCAGTGGAGATGGCCTTGGCGCAGCGAGACCTCGCGCGTCGCGACTTGCGCAATACACGCCTCGTTGCACCGTTTGATGGCCGCGTCGCGCGACGCAATGTCGAGTCACAGCAAACGGTCTCAGCGGGCATGCTTGCGTTCAACTTCGAGAATGTCGGGCGCCTTGAAGTCGGGGTCGAACTGCCACAGAGCGTCATCGAGACGCTTTCTGCCAGCGCTGCGCTGAGCGGGAAGGCGTGGCTGCCCGAGCGACCCGAACAGCCATTCGATCTCGTCTACCGCGAGCGCTCCACACTCATTACGCCGTCCGCCAGCTCATACCGTTTGCTGTTCGGCGTCGCTCAACCGGTGAAGTTGCCGCTACTACCTGGCATGATCGTGCGGGTACGACTCGATCTGGGGCCACAGCACAACGATAGCCCGGGATTCGCCGTGCCCGTCGGCTCGTTGTCCGTCGCGCCGGACGGCCATCGCAGGCTATGGCGGTATGACCGGCCGAGCGGCCAGGTTCATGCCGTGCCGGTTGACGTCCGCGCCATCAGCGGCGGCGACGCGGTGGTGGCGGGAGCGCTGAACGTGGGCGATCAGGTCGTGGCCGGCGGGGTACAGTTCGTCGCGGAGGGTCTGCACGTTCGTTCCATGGACGCAAATCCGCAATGA